The Astyanax mexicanus isolate ESR-SI-001 chromosome 21, AstMex3_surface, whole genome shotgun sequence genome contains the following window.
actcagggttcctcagtctagtgctatcgggtggggttagccgctaactgcagctagccttggtggaatttgggaaaattatttatatttatatcattattatttatttactgtaaataaaaattcacacaaataaactgttttcagaagagaaatctgtgtagattattatTCACCTCTtgcttaactttaaaagaaaatgttctttttataaataacagttttgtttacttagctttaggCAAGATCTGCTGAAGCAGAAGTAAAAgatggcgacacctctgttccttactagtgtcacataatgtgccttataatccagtgagccttatagtgtgaaCAATACAGTAATTAGAATGTGGCTAAAGGTATCCAGCTAAAACGTGGCTAATTGTGGTATAATATATGTGTGCAGGTATGAGTGAGCGTTATTTCGGCACGGCGAAGGTGAGATACGATTTTTCGGCGCGGGATCGTACTGAGCTCTCTCTGAGAGAAGGAGACACGGTGAAGATCATCTCCAAGAAAGCTCACAACGGCTGGTGGAAAGGAGAAGTTTACGGCAGGGTAAGAACCGGAGGTTCTAGCTTTACTGAACactttaaaacactgcactgttcCAGAAGgacaatatatattacatatattattttatatatatttaactgttgtttttatgtgtttgtgtctgtaggTGGGGCTGTTTCCTGCGAACTACGTAGAAGAGGAACATTCAGACTACTGCTGATTCACCGATTCACTGATTCATCCACACACAGAACGACTCATCGAATCACTCAGTTCTGACTCCCTGATTCACTCGTTCACTCGCTGAGTGATTCCTCACATCTCTCTGATCCAACTCTCATTAAGAATCttattaaattgttttaactTCTTAACCACTAATTATGTGAACGAGTCTGATTATTTCACAGTTATAAGCATAATTCCTGTGTTTGGTTTAAAAGAGTAATTGGCCCACAATGCATTTCACCTGGCAGTTAACTAGTTACATTTGCAAGAGTGGTTGAGTTTTGTAAATCCTTCAGATCTTTGTTTCCATTGAAGATTCACTGATTCATTTGTGTTGAGTTGTTTGTGCTCGTTTTTCACAGTTAATTCACTGAACTCTGAGTCGTTCAGAGAGTCATTTGGTCATTTATACAGAAATGTTTCTGGTAAAGATTCACTGAGTTGTTCAGGGAGTGGTTTGTGTTTGTTTCTGGTAGTTAATTCACTGATCACTAATTTGGTCATTTTGGTAAATCAAAAAAATTTCTAGCAAAAGATTCACTGAGGCTCATTTTTGATAGTTATTCCGCTGAGCAATGAGTCGTTCAGAGATTCATTTGTCCTTGTTTATAGTATTTAATTCAGTGAGCATTGTTTGGTCATTTATTCAGAAATGTTTCTAGTAAAGATTCACAGAGTCTATTAATGAGTATGAGTATTAATGATTTGTACTCATTTCTGGTAGTTGCTTAATTGGTGATTCATACAGAAGTAGTTCTAGTGAAGATTCACTGAGTCGTTCAGAGAGTCTTTTGTGCTAGTTTATGGTAGTTGGTTTATAGAGCACTGGTTTGGTCATTTAGTGtaattaatctgtgtgtgtgtgaaggagagagtgTGTGATTCAGTAGAGCTGTGGTGACTGAAGCTGTGATCACATGATCTAGAGATGAATCATTATTAGTGTGTATTAAAGTGAGTGTGTGGAATACTGTTTCAGAGTCAGCAGGTTATTTGTGTTCAGCTGATCCAGCAGTAAAACTCTTATATATATCAGCAAAATTCATCATCTTCAGTCCAAATATATCTCTGTacactttattattataaataaataataatttaagtaaataagtaatGAATACTACAATCAGGGTAATTAAGATTACTGATAAACTCCAGTTTTCTCCAATAATTAGattataaaattaatgtaaaatgtttatcagtaatttattatttaatctgaTTGTCTGTTAATCTGACCTTAAGAAATGAGAAATTAATAGTGAGACGCTTTAAGAAACGAGAGAATAACAGTAAAACGTttttaatgtatataaataattttattctcAAATATCAAAACAAAACAACTGAACTTAACAAAAATGTCTTGCATGATGTAATCAACAATACTCAATTTActggtagagtgtgtgtgtgtgtgtgtgtgtgtgtgtgtgtgtgtgtgtgtgtgtgtgtgtgtgtgtgtgtgtgtgtgtgtgctgccctCTACTGGTAATAAAGCTCCAGGTTCATCCCATCATGGATCTCATCTGATGAAGATGAGTAAAGGAATGAATATTCACACAGTAAattctgcattattattattattattattatgtaaaagaCTTTTGTTCTATAATATTAGGAGAGTCTTAGAGTGTGTAAAGGATACAGTCTCCCAGTGTCACATGATCCTTGAATATTGtatacctgagagagagagagagagagagagagagagagagagagagagaaaacacaggaacaggtaaatattaataatattaattatatatattcaatatatattaataatatatattcaatatttactACATTTACACTGGATCAGGGTCAACTTTCCACTACAATAAACCTAAACCTCAGTCTGAGACTAGGCTTCCATAAGATATAATGTATTAACGTGCTTTGATAATAAACTCTCACCATTTCTTCAGAACGATTTTGTCCCATCGTGTGCCGGTCTGAGCAGCGATCAGCTTCTTCAGATCTCCAATCGTGTCCTCAGAGCTGATTACATACAGTtaagatatacacacacacaccaaccaaaTATATATAACAACATTTCAGGTTTATTTATTCCACTTACTAACCTGTATACTTACTATTTTAATATGCTGTCACATAATATGCCACTTACTACACAGgtaatgatttattttattgtgatttgctgcgacttttaaaaaataaagcataacACTGCCATCAAGATCTTTACATTTgaactaataattaaaatctgTGCAGCACTGAAAAACTAAACATtgcaatatgatatatatatatatatatatatatatatatatatatatatatatatatatatagtatttacacACCCATACTGTACAGTCTGTAGAGTAAAGGATACTTGCACTTGACCCGGACCTTTTTACCCAGCCGGTCGTTACACACCACCTCAATCATCTCTGAGCTTCTTCCTGCAACAAAACACACCATAAACCAGCTATTACAACCAGAAAAAACACCACTATAATACATAATAAtctaattaataatcatttaataatcaGACTCAGTGATCTTTACTACTGAGGCCAGCGCTCAGTTTCTTCATCATTATTATAACAGAAATTACACAGATTAAATAATACAGACAGATTAATACACATACAGATagtaatcaatatatatattacatacagatTAAtattagacagacagagagacagatacacaAACATGAATATAGACTAGAGACAGGTAGACAAATAAACTTAGAGATAGACATAAATAGTTATATACGTATACACAGATtgataaaaatacataatatagacagatacacaaacataaataaagatagactagagagacagacatacatacagatacagagacagacaggaagacagacagacagttatgcATAAATATAGactggagagacagacagaaatatagacagacagatagatacacaaACATGAATAAATAGACTAGAGAGGCAGACaggcaaacagacagatagataaacacGAATAAATATAGACtagaaagacacacagacatacatacatacat
Protein-coding sequences here:
- the ubl5 gene encoding ubiquitin-like protein 5, producing MIEVVCNDRLGKKVRVKCNSEDTIGDLKKLIAAQTGTRWDKIVLKKWYTIFKDHVTLGDYEIHDGMNLELYYQ